The following is a genomic window from uncultured Hyphomonas sp..
CCGTCGGTTCTTCGGTCGGACTCGGCAATTTCTGGCGGTTTCCATACACCGCCGGTGAGAATGGCGGCGGCGCCTTCATATTGATCTACATCGCCTGCGTCCTGCTGATCGGTCTGCCGGTGCTGATGGCGGAATATGGCATGGGCCGGAAGTCCGGCATGTCTGCCGTGGAGGGCGTCGAATCCCTCGCCCGGGCAGAAAGCAAGTCACAGAAATGGGGCATGGTCGGCTGGATCGGCACCATCACGGCGTCCTTCATCCTGTCCTTCTATGTGGTGATCTCGGCCTGGCTGATGGCCTTTGTGATCCAGGCGTTGAAGAACGGCTTTGCCGGCATGGACGCAGACTCTTCGGGCGCCAATTTCGCCAATGTCATCGGACAGGGGGAGCATGCGCTCGCCTCCAAATGGTACATGCTGGCGCTGCTTGCCACCTTCATCATTGCCAACATCGCCATCGTCGGCCGGGGCGTGAAGGGCGGTATCGAAAAGGCTGCCAGCATTTTGATGCCGGCCTTCTTCGTGATCCTCCTGATCATCGTCGGCTTCTCCCTGTCGCGCGGCAATGCCGGGGAAACTTTCGCCTTCCTGTTCCAGCCCAAATGGGAAGATGTCGGCTTCAAGACCTTCCTCGAAGCGGTCGGCCAGGCCTTCTTCTCCATCGGTGTCGGCGTCGGCCTGATGATCACCTACGGCGCTTATCTCGACCGCGGCACAAACATCCCGCGTTCCTCCGTGATCATTGCAGGTTCGGACACGTTCGTCGCGCTGATCGCCGGCTTCGCGATCTTCCCCATCGTGTTCGCAGCCGGGCTCGATCCGGCAGGCGGGCCGAGCCTGTTCTTCGTGTCGATGCCGGTGGCGCTCGGCAATCTCGGACCGATCGGTTACCTGATGTCGGTCCTGTTCTTTGCGCTGGCCCTGTTTGCCGCTTTCACTTCGTCGATCTCGCTGCTGGAAGTGTCGGTCTCCTGGCTGGAAGAACGCCAGGGCGTGACCCGGATGGGCGCGGCAATGGGCGTTGGCTTCATGCTCTGGATGGTCGGTGCGGCTTATATTTTCTCGACCGAATATCTCGATTTCATGGACTTCATCACCGGCAACGTCCTCTTGCCGCTGGGCGGTCTGCTGGTCGCGATCTTTGCCGGCTGGGTCCTGTCGCGGGACATGCTGACTTCCGAACTCGGCGAGGGCAACATCATGAATGTCTGGCGTTTCCTGATGCGCTGGTTCGTTCCGGCGTTTGTCGGCTTCGTCCTGTTCTTCGGCTTCTTCGACAAGATTCAGGACCAGTACCACGTCCAGCTGCCGGGCTTCCTCGAAGTGCTGCTCGGGCCGAACTACGAGCTGCCGCCCGCGGAATGAATGGCCTTCTGCGGGTGTGCTAAACACCATACAGAACACCATATATAGACCGTGTATACACCATATACAGACGGGCCCTCCACGATGTGGAGGGCCCGTTCTTTGTCATCTGGTGAAAATCAGGCGTCAGGCGCGGACTTTCGAGCCGTAAACGCCGGCGAAATGATCCGTTGCCTGAATCAGCTTGTCGACAATGCCGGGTTCCATCGAGGAGTGGCCGGCATCCGGCACGATGTGAAGCTCGGCCTTCGGCCAGGCCTTGGACAGGGCCCAAGCCGTCGAGAGTGGCGTGACCACGTCATAGCGGCCGTGCACGATGACTCCCGGAATGTCCTTGAGCTGTTTCGCGCACTGTTCCAGCAGCCAGTTGTCGCTGGCGAAGAAGCCGCGATTGACGAAATAGTGGCATTCGATCCGGGCGAAGGCGTCGACGAAGTCATCCTCGTTGAAGCGGGGAGGGGTCGTCAGCGGCCCCTTGATCGACAGGGTTTCGCCTTCCCAGCGAGACCAGGCCCGGGCCGCTTCAATCCGCGCCTGCCGGTCGTCGCCCGTCAGGCGGCGATGGAAGGCCATCAGCAGGTCGTCGCGCTCTTCTTCCGGGATCGGCGCAATGTAGCGGTCGTAGGCGTCCGGGAAGAGGCGGCTGGCGCCACTTTGGTAGAACCACTGCACTTCCGGTTTCGACACGAGGAAGATGCCGCGCAAAACCAGGCCGAGAGTCCGCTCCGGATGAGAC
Proteins encoded in this region:
- a CDS encoding sodium-dependent transporter, which gives rise to MATIARKADTWSSRFGFIMAAVGSSVGLGNFWRFPYTAGENGGGAFILIYIACVLLIGLPVLMAEYGMGRKSGMSAVEGVESLARAESKSQKWGMVGWIGTITASFILSFYVVISAWLMAFVIQALKNGFAGMDADSSGANFANVIGQGEHALASKWYMLALLATFIIANIAIVGRGVKGGIEKAASILMPAFFVILLIIVGFSLSRGNAGETFAFLFQPKWEDVGFKTFLEAVGQAFFSIGVGVGLMITYGAYLDRGTNIPRSSVIIAGSDTFVALIAGFAIFPIVFAAGLDPAGGPSLFFVSMPVALGNLGPIGYLMSVLFFALALFAAFTSSISLLEVSVSWLEERQGVTRMGAAMGVGFMLWMVGAAYIFSTEYLDFMDFITGNVLLPLGGLLVAIFAGWVLSRDMLTSELGEGNIMNVWRFLMRWFVPAFVGFVLFFGFFDKIQDQYHVQLPGFLEVLLGPNYELPPAE
- the pip gene encoding prolyl aminopeptidase, producing the protein MNRRPPRRILYPRHEARRSGRLRVSDIHEIYWEESGNPNGVPVIALHGGPGGGSSPEMRRFFDPERYRIFLFDQRGCGRSTPHSELRENTTWDLVDDIEALRAHVGVSQWLVFGGSWGSTLSLAYGVSHPERTLGLVLRGIFLVSKPEVQWFYQSGASRLFPDAYDRYIAPIPEEERDDLLMAFHRRLTGDDRQARIEAARAWSRWEGETLSIKGPLTTPPRFNEDDFVDAFARIECHYFVNRGFFASDNWLLEQCAKQLKDIPGVIVHGRYDVVTPLSTAWALSKAWPKAELHIVPDAGHSSMEPGIVDKLIQATDHFAGVYGSKVRA